Proteins encoded by one window of Methanomicrobiales archaeon:
- the ilvE gene encoding branched-chain-amino-acid transaminase has product MIIYLDGKFVPREQATISVFDHGLLYGDGVFEGIRAYNGRVFRLDEHLDRLYDSARTIDLRIPVGKEEFRELILETLRRNNLKDAYIRPVVTRGVGDLGLDPRKCRVPTVIIIATEWGAMYGDLYDNGLTAITVSVRRNAAEALPPNVKSLNYLNNILAKIECNYKGGDEAIIFDTNGYLSEGSGDNIFVVKNGVLFTPPTLNNLRGITRQVVLEIAASLGIPVKEQNMGYYDLYSADEVMVTGTAAEVAPIVRIDGRSIGSGRPGPITRQLMAAFRVRTQEEGTPIGI; this is encoded by the coding sequence ATGATCATCTACCTGGATGGAAAGTTCGTTCCACGGGAGCAGGCGACCATATCAGTCTTCGATCACGGACTGCTCTACGGGGATGGCGTCTTCGAGGGCATCCGCGCCTACAACGGGCGGGTGTTCCGCCTCGACGAACACCTGGACCGCCTCTACGACAGCGCCCGCACGATCGACCTCAGGATCCCGGTCGGAAAGGAGGAGTTCAGGGAGCTGATCCTGGAGACGCTCCGCAGGAACAACCTGAAAGACGCCTATATCCGTCCGGTAGTCACAAGGGGGGTTGGGGATCTCGGCCTCGATCCCCGGAAGTGCCGCGTCCCGACCGTCATCATCATCGCCACGGAGTGGGGGGCGATGTACGGGGACCTCTACGACAACGGGCTCACCGCCATCACGGTCTCCGTCCGCAGGAACGCCGCGGAGGCGCTCCCTCCAAACGTCAAGAGCCTGAACTACTTGAACAACATCCTGGCCAAGATCGAGTGCAACTACAAGGGCGGGGACGAGGCGATCATCTTCGATACGAACGGCTACCTCTCCGAAGGGTCCGGAGACAACATCTTCGTCGTCAAGAACGGCGTGCTGTTCACGCCGCCGACCCTCAACAACCTCCGCGGCATCACCCGCCAGGTGGTGCTGGAGATCGCCGCCTCCCTGGGCATCCCGGTTAAGGAGCAGAACATGGGCTACTACGACCTCTACTCCGCAGACGAGGTGATGGTGACCGGAACCGCCGCCGAGGTCGCGCCCATCGTCAGGATCGACGGAAGGAGCATCGGCAGCGGCAGGCCCGGCCCGATCACCCGCCAGCTGATGGCGGCGTTCCGGGTCCGCACGCAGGAGGAGGGCACACCGATCGGCATC
- the cfbB gene encoding Ni-sirohydrochlorin a,c-diamide synthase — MKALLISGDRSGSGKTSITLAIAVLLSRRHAVQTFKVGMDYIDPSYLTGVSGRPCRNLDGFVMDGRQIGMVYEHGVRGADFALVEGVRGLFEGADALTDRGSTAEIAKLLDLPVVLVVNARSITRSAAAVVRGFQEFDPAIRIAGVILNNIGGEGHRQKATRAIEHHCGIPVVGAVPHHAGIGLAMRHLGLVPFVEGHGRSEFDGRIRALTETVAAHVDIDLLEDLAVEREPPETPADSPFDASPGTDVRIGVALDAAFNFYYADLFDLLRAWGAETVPFSPMHGRLPDADGYILGGGYPEMFGRELESNAAMREAIREVSRNGTPVYAECGGLMYLTDEIRTEKGWQGRSEEAVCEMCGVFSGSTRIPARRIVSYVEGEALPGSPLGSGTFRGHEFHYSDVALDAGTRYVFRLTRGVGISGGRDGALVDRTLASYLHLHPLASRGLLERFVAACR, encoded by the coding sequence ATGAAGGCGCTCCTGATCTCCGGGGACCGCTCGGGCAGCGGGAAGACCAGCATCACCCTCGCCATCGCCGTCCTCCTCTCGCGGCGGCACGCGGTGCAGACCTTCAAGGTGGGCATGGACTACATCGATCCCTCCTACCTGACCGGGGTATCGGGGAGGCCCTGCCGCAACCTTGACGGGTTCGTCATGGACGGGCGGCAGATCGGGATGGTCTACGAGCACGGGGTGCGCGGGGCGGACTTCGCCCTGGTGGAGGGCGTGCGGGGTCTCTTCGAAGGGGCGGACGCCCTCACCGACCGGGGGAGCACCGCGGAGATCGCCAAACTCCTGGATCTCCCCGTCGTGCTGGTGGTGAACGCCCGCAGCATCACGCGGAGCGCCGCCGCCGTGGTGCGCGGGTTCCAGGAGTTCGATCCGGCCATCCGCATCGCCGGGGTCATACTGAACAACATCGGCGGAGAGGGGCACAGGCAGAAGGCGACCCGGGCGATCGAGCACCACTGCGGCATCCCCGTCGTCGGGGCGGTCCCGCACCACGCCGGTATCGGGCTCGCGATGCGCCACCTGGGTCTCGTGCCCTTCGTTGAGGGGCACGGGCGCAGCGAGTTTGACGGGCGGATCCGCGCCCTCACCGAGACCGTCGCCGCCCACGTCGATATCGACCTGCTGGAGGACCTGGCCGTGGAGAGAGAACCCCCGGAGACGCCGGCGGACTCGCCGTTCGACGCTTCTCCCGGGACGGACGTGCGCATCGGCGTCGCCCTGGACGCGGCGTTCAACTTCTACTACGCCGACCTCTTCGACCTGCTCCGCGCCTGGGGGGCGGAGACCGTCCCCTTCAGCCCGATGCACGGGCGCCTTCCGGATGCCGACGGATACATCCTGGGGGGCGGCTACCCGGAGATGTTCGGGCGTGAACTCGAGAGCAACGCCGCCATGCGGGAGGCGATCCGCGAGGTCTCCCGCAACGGGACGCCCGTCTACGCCGAGTGCGGAGGGCTGATGTACCTGACAGACGAGATCCGCACGGAGAAGGGATGGCAGGGGCGGTCGGAAGAGGCGGTCTGCGAGATGTGCGGAGTCTTCTCGGGCAGCACCCGCATCCCCGCCCGGCGGATCGTCAGCTACGTGGAGGGGGAGGCGCTCCCCGGGAGCCCTCTCGGTTCCGGCACCTTCCGGGGGCACGAGTTCCACTACAGCGACGTCGCCCTGGATGCAGGGACCCGCTATGTCTTCCGCCTCACCCGCGGAGTCGGGATCTCGGGCGGGAGGGACGGGGCGCTCGTGGACCGCACGCTGGCGAGCTACCTGCACCTCCACCCGCTCGCGAGCCGCGGGCTGCTCGAGAGATTCGTCGCCGCATGCCGTTGA